Proteins encoded by one window of Cloeon dipterum chromosome 4, ieCloDipt1.1, whole genome shotgun sequence:
- the tnc gene encoding titin isoform X1, whose product MAVTRTARSPSWLLIAAALPFLFMFVLKPVRSAPTETEDATALDTYDGSGCYYNYQHYGEGDRIITNEPCLNCTCHNRMLMCYLKVCPFTKAIGSDCTVEKRPDQCCPVITCPEVPVQLVDNSLSPSTTLRPVSQQSTAVGHPDSFGCSIDSEFYADGAQVPSDKNKPCELCYCIRNHTACVMQECTLNVEGCKPVFQDGICCPVRYECEYPDETTTLGSIAGFFFTTTTTISPSTMCKHNGEEYADGALIQVDDKPCEHCYCMRGEIVCAVQECGTPLEREGHNCTALPTQPGKCCPEMYQCDGIEYVMDTTNRMNRKQYGLSVDDTTLPSIPEASSKPEDDVPQLPQQDDQASGVALNADEEEKQPGDVHTESPDHVSYTETKPAMESDSLVNDDQEDKQDVTTLSPSLIEEPAEDSVAAQEPVDQHPSEEAQQEHVDQFAHEEPVQDVHLDGEQEHEITHDEITHDHEIHHEEPEVVQPVNPTPEQPAQEEQKESEAEVSAHTDKPVEPESDAVNEEVDEHVAQDHKEPEEQEHSTEASTEGSLNAQDDEVVPQHEDNKEQNEAHEEPAEIVQDSVSESSTEVGESQDEVAAVTEPAAEHVNEPAENDASDEEVVTDKVDIVHEPAENDKEHAPADVHGEPAEHEGIQHEPVDGEVEHDNIPANEIHHEPGHEEPTHSEENIHQEPAHDDTIHTDEGVQHEPVDEEPANFDENVHHEPAQEAPTHSEEGIQHEPAHHEENVQHEPTDDETAVHEPVEEPVKPAEQEPVKQPQSDDEIPQATEQPVVDIEVATEQHLADNISNEPAEIESDKAPEHHETVEQPAELGDQKETVPAEVVSVTDEPEKEVNTETPVQEPEVDNDDHKEHEPVHTVSQDEPETHHDDQQSEVVQDTVQHEPENIEVHQDEVEQVVPTTSAPFVADEVGSEKENDENAVQMDNLPVEGADEIHPEPAHDGVDANEPAVPATEQPSFDHQDDNVDEPQEISTESSEQQKPVQDNVETVHQDEHEVPSHDQHENVETEKQPGFEVENDAAEVHTEPQLVGTEKPEQDQPAQEAEQISDKTDAPIHADKVDEPVHDHAEEPTPVDIAEKPVQSDDVVAPIHDEEPVHSDGLEEPVDNAEKPVQSDDVVAPIHDEEPVHSDGLEEPVDTVDVEKPVHEDVPVQSVPAEQEETNEDHFSVVEVITKPSMESDSMVHEAEEPVKQVEEPVKDEVQPVKEIEEPVKDEVEPVKEVEEPVKDEVEPVEEVTEPVKEEVEPVKHVEEHVTDEVQPVKEVEEPVKDEVEPVEEVTEPVKEEVEPVKQVEEPVTDAVKPVKEVEEPVKDEVEPVKEVEEPVKDEVEPVEEVKEPVKDVEEPVKEVEADKPEEQTTENTFTLGDIIEEVNKLPAIINLTPQHPAMQDMEEAQHHYGDEDDHDESQSDSKEPETEIEDVKESEKPINLDSSVQSSEEVTEASDEISTESNEEDKQPVIPGEGDCRIDNTVYKNGENIPVSNNCQKVCECKNSIVQCQLQECPPPPTTNRDCMPVVHEGKCCPTYTCEHEPQYEIVTSPPADSVHDESHDDENNHDEEFTTQAFAHSTEAPVTVVESKPADFIQDEISSVPQEVTKPDTFEQDEIPGQSSHPAQVPAFDGVALDVGDDESEKPAIHEDRPAQQPIYDHVDQQNTEDHDIEIITQAAITDAPASAVENQEAQFDGAEETHHQDEKESEPAVNHENDAEEIATSAPVADVADVSQTSEADPSQEIEADVHTDAPQASDEVQTDAPVKDAEHVSEPEHDAVSQPEEPAVQEPQSEISHPAVHDDKPEHDVVSQTEEPAVQEPQSEISHPAVHDDKPADVAETIEETEKEAPPATFAPEHIELAKPESDDVSQTGDAHDTEHEQVTFTPDAIPEVSTAEAEKTPAAPAESDSDAPEWVKPPTPIGTGFNAEEIPEHHDEAETPSEHFVAEPIPDVVSEVKPAKPVEAADQTKPVEAEQPSQVANEPLEHNPEVVHEPIDHNEQPAEEPQEISQEHTESQPEQPAHEPVETHEAEREKQPEQPIEIAHEPVEHKPEQHTDKPVEHVEYPNAPVENQPEVPVTTEASEIQPEQPAEISHEPVEEHHEVSHEPAEVKPEEPTEAVHEPTEVKPEGPTDAVHEPVEVKPEETTDAVHEPAEVKPEEPTDAVHEPVEVKPEETTDAVPEHTEVKPEEPTDAVHEPVEVKPEEPTDAVHEPVEVKPEEPTDAVHEPAEITHEPTEVKPEEPVDEPVEVTHAPTEVKPEEPVNKPVEDKPLEHPTDVEHGGADQHVPEISTETAEISVAPEVPSDEQVHHESQTEIEQDKGEEPKPQVQIEFEEHHQISPEIIHEEHVEQPAEQHVEQTSEAHHEEPENVPEVHHEQPQEHKPEEHEETHEEPAPVAPEEPKPAVHEETKPAEPEEPEQVEYKPDQGLSQYPDMTGLPSFEPFDEMGFPDMSSMPGFEEEQGSFGPGTCRYGGKVYLSAQQIPREDPCDFCFCFRSDIICLQQSCPPPIKGCHEEAIDGFCCPRYECPVTMALRNSTTTTTTTAAPSVTDFIYSRQANAGCLVQGELYKVGDEITTASGPCLECRCGGDSKMRCEPKECSPQPLIRKMIEAVSLRR is encoded by the exons ATGGCCGTGACCAGAACGGCCCGCAGCCCCTCGTGGCTGCTGATTGCCGCAgctttaccatttttgttcaTGTTCGTGCTGAAACCCGTTCGATCAG CACCCACCGAAACCGAGGATGCGACTGCTTTGGATACATACGACGGCTCTGGCTGCTACTACAACTACCAACACTACGGAGAGGGCGACCGGATAATCACGAACGAACCCTGTCTCAACTGCACCTGCCACAACCGTATGCTCATGTGCTACCTGAAGGTGTGTCCTTTCACGAAGGCCATCGGCTCGGACTGCACGGTCGAGAAGCGACCTGACCAGTGCTGCCCGGTGATCACCTGTCCCGAAG TTCCAGTCCAACTCGTGGACAACAGCCTCTCTCCCAGCACCACTCTCCGCCCCGTCTCCCAGCAGTCCACCGCCGTCGGACACCCTGACAGCTTCGGCTGCTCGATCGACAGTGAGTTCTACGCCGACGGTGCTCAGGTTCCTTCAGACAAAAACAAGCCCTGTGAACTCTGCTACTGCATCCGCAACCACACTGCTTGCGTCATGCAGGAGTGCACCCTGAACGTCGAGGGCTGCAAGCCTGTCTTCCAGGATGGTATTTGCTGTCCGGTCAGATACGAATGTG aaTACCCTGACGAGACCACCACCCTGGGCTCTATTGCTGGATTCTTCTTCACGACCACCACCACTATTTCCCCAAGCACGATGTGCAAGCACAACGGCGAGGAGTACGCAGATGGTGCACTGATCCAAGTGGACGACAAGCCTTGCGAACACTGCTACTGCATGAGAGGAGAAATCGTCTGCGCTGTCCAAGAGTGCGGCACACCTTTGGAACGCGAAGGACACAATTGTACCGCCCTGCCTACtcagcctggaaaatgctgtCCCGAAATGTACCAATGTG atgGAATTGAGTATGTGATGGATACAACGAATAGGATGAACCGCAAACAATACGGTTTAAGCGTTGATG acacGACTTTGCCAAGCATTCCTGAAGCCAGCAGCAAGCCCGAGGACGATGTCCCTCAGCTTCCCCAACAGGATGACCAAGCTTCTGGAGTGGCCCTCAATGCCGACGAAGAGGAAAAGCAGCCTGGAGATGTCCACACTGAGTCTCCTGACCACGTTTCCTATACCGAGACTAAGCCGGCCATGGAATCAGACAGCCTTGTGAATGATGACCAGGAAGACAAACAGGACGTTACTACTCTCAGTCCATCTCTGATTGAGGAGCCTGCGGAGGACTCTGTTGCTGCTCAGGAGCCGGTTGATCAGCATCCTTCCGAGGAGGCACAGCAAGAGCACGTTGATCAGTTCGCCCACGAGGAGCCTGTGCAAGATGTTCACCTGGATGGGGAGCAGGAACACGAGATTACGCACGATGAAATTACTCACGACCACGAGATTCATCACGAAGAACCTGAAGTTGTTCAGCCCGTTAATCCCACCCCAGAGCAGCCTGCTCAGGAGGAGCAAAAGGAATCAGAAGCTGAGGTTTCTGCCCATACTGACAAGCCTGTTGAGCCAGAGTCAGATGCAGTGAATGAAGAGGTCGATGAACACGTTGCTCAGGATCATAAGGAACCTGAAGAACAAGAGCACTCCACTGAAGCTTCCACCGAAGGTTCCCTGAACGCTCAAGACGATGAAGTTGTCCCTCAGCACGAAGACAACAAAGAGCAGAACGAGGCCCACGAGGAGCCTGCCGAAATTGTTCAAGATTCCGTGTCCGAGTCTTCCACGGAAGTCGGCGAGTCTCAGGATGAAGTTGCAGCTGTCACTGAGCCTGCAGCTGAGCACGTCAACGAGCCGGCTGAAAATGATGCCAGCGATGAAGAAGTTGTGACTGACAAGGTTGACATTGTTCATGAGCCCGCTGAGAACGATAAGGAGCATGCACCTGCTGATGTTCACGGAGAGCCTGCTGAGCACGAAGGAATTCAACATGAGCCCGTTGATGGAGAGGTTGAACATGACAATATTCCTGCAAACGAGATCCATCACGAACCTGGCCACGAGGAGCCTACTCATTCCGAGGAAAATATTCACCAGGAACCTGCTCATGATGATACCATTCATACCGATGAGGGTGTCCAGCATGAACCCGTTGACGAGGAGCCTgctaattttgatgaaaatgttCACCATGAGCCTGCTCAGGAGGCGCCCACTCATTCTGAGGAAGGCATTCAGCACGAGCCTGCTCACCACGAGGAAAATGTCCAGCACGAGCCCACTGATGATGAGACTGCTGTGCACGAGCCGGTTGAGGAGCCTGTGAAGCCAGCTGAGCAAGAGCCAGTCAAACAGCCTCAGTCTGACGATGAAATTCCGCAAGCCACTGAACAGCCTGTCGTTGATATTGAGGTCGCAACTGAACAACACCTTGCTGACAACATCAGCAATGAGCCCGCTGAAATTGAAAGTGACAAGGCTCCCGAGCACCACGAAACTGTCGAGCAGCCTGCAGAGCTGGGCGACCAGAAGGAAACTGTCCCTGCTGAAGTTGTGAGCGTTACTGACGAGCCAGAGAAAGAGGTGAATACTGAAACACCAGTGCAAGAGCCCGAGGTTGACAATGATGACCACAAAGAGCACGAGCCTGTTCATACTGTGAGCCAAGATGAACCTGAAACTCACCACGACGACCAGCAGAGTGAAGTGGTTCAAGATACAGTGCAACATGAGCCTGAAAACATCGAAGTTCACCAAGATGAAGTTGAACAAGTTGTGCCCACAACCTCGGCTCCTTTTGTTGCGGACGAAGTAGGATCTGAGAAGGAGAATGATGAGAATGCAGTTCAAATGGACAACCTCCCTGTCGAGGGCGCTGACGAAATCCACCCTGAACCTGCTCATGATGGCGTTGATGCTAATGAGCCTGCTGTGCCCGCTACCGAGCAGCCATCATTTGATCATCAGGATGACAACGTGGATGAGCCCCAAGAGATCTCTACTGAGTCCTCTGAGCAACAGAAACCAGTCCAGGATAATGTCGAAACTGTTCATCAGGACGAGCATGAAGTTCCATCTCACGACCAACACGAAAACGTGGAAACTGAGAAGCAACCAGGCTTTGAAGTTGAGAATGACGCCGCTGAAGTGCACACCGAGCCTCAGCTTGTTGGCACAGAAAAACCAGAGCAGGACCAACCAGCCCAAGAAGCTGAACAAATTTCTGACAAGACTGACGCGCCAATTCACGCTGACAAGGTAGATGAACCGGTTCATGACCATGCTGAAGAGCCCACACCTGTTGATATTGCTGAGAAGCCCGTTCAATCTGATGATGTTGTGGCCCCTATCCATGATGAAGAGCCAGTGCACTCTGACGGTCTTGAAGAGCCAGTTGATAACGCCGAGAAGCCCGTTCAATCTGATGATGTTGTGGCCCCTATCCATGATGAAGAACCTGTGCACTCTGACGGTCTTGAAGAGCCAGTTGATACCGTTGATGTCGAGAAACCAGTCCATGAGGATGTTCCAGTCCAATCAGTTCCTGCTGAACAGGAGGAAACCAACGAGGATCACTTTTCGGTTGTAGAGGTCATCACTAAGCCATCGATGGAATCCGACTCTATGGTGCATGAAGCTGAGGAACCAGTGAAGCAAGTCGAAGAACCTGTTAAGGACGAGGTTCAGCCTGTGAAGGAAATCGAGGAACCTGTAAAGGATGAGGTGGAGCCCGTTAAGGAAGTCGAAGAACCAGTCAAGGACGAGGTGGAACCTGTGGAGGAAGTCACGGAACCAGTAAAGGAAGAGGTGGAACCAGTGAAGCATGTCGAAGAACATGTTACGGACGAGGTTCAGCCCGTGAAGGAAGTCGAGGAACCTGTCAAGGACGAGGTGGAACCTGTGGAGGAAGTCACGGAACCAGTTAAGGAAGAGGTGGAACCAGTGAAGCAAGTCGAAGAACCTGTTACGGACGCGGTTAAGCCCGTGAAGGAAGTCGAGGAACCTGTCAAGGATGAGGTGGAGCCCGTTAAGGAAGTCGAAGAACCAGTCAAGGACGAGGTGGAACCTGTGGAAGAGGTCAAGGAACCAGTTAAGGATGTGGAAGAGCCGGTCAAGGAAGTCGAGGCCGATAAACCAGAAGAGCAAACTACTGAAAACACGTTTACCCTGGGTGACATCATTGAAGAGGTGAACAAACTGCCCGCCATCATTAACCTGACTCCTCAACACCCTGCTATGCAAGACATGGAAGAAGCTCAGCACCACTATGGAGATGAGGATGACCACGATGAGAGCCAGTCTGACAGCAAGGAGCCTGAAACCGAAATTGAAGATGTCAAGGAGTCGGAGAAACCAATTAATTTGGATTCATCAGTACAGAGCTCAGAAGAAGTGACTGAGGCCAGCGACGAAATTTCCACCGAATCAAACGAGGAGGACAAGCAACCAGTCATTCCCGGAGAAG GAGACTGCAGAATAGATAACACTGTCTATAAGAACGGAGAGAACATTCCTGTTAGCAACAATTGTCAGAAAGTATGCGAGTGCAAGAACAGCATTGTGCAGTGCCAGCTGCAAGAATGCCCTCCTCCTCCGACCACTAACAGAGACTGCATGCCTGTTGTCCACGAAGGCAAATGCTGCCCTACTTACACATGCG agcaCGAGCCCCAGTACGAGATTGTGACTAGCCCTCCTGCTGACTCTGTCCATGATGAGTCTCACGATGATGAAAACAACCACGATGAAGAATTCACCACTCAGGCTTTCGCCCACTCAACTGAGGCCCCTGTCACTGTTGTTGAGAGCAAGCCTGCTGATTTTATTCAAGACGAGATCTCTAGCGTTCCGCAAGAAGTGACCAAGCCCGATACCTTCGAACAAGATGAAATCCCCGGTCAAAGCTCCCACCCCGCTCAAGTTCCTGCGTTTGATGGCGTCGCTCTTGATGTTGGTGATGACGAATCGGAAAAGCCTGCTATCCACGAAGATCGTCCGGCTCAGCAACCAATTTATGATCACGTCGACCAACAGAACACCGAGGATCATGACATTGAAATCATCACCCAGGCAGCAATCACTGATGCACCAGCTAGCGCAGTTGAAAACCAAGAAGCTCAATTCGATGGTGCGGAGGAAACTCACCACCAGGATGAGAAGGAAAGCGAGCCAGCAGTAAACCATGAAAATGACGCTGAAGAAATCGCCACTTCTGCCCCTGTTGCGGACGTTGCTGACGTGAGCCAAACTTCCGAAGCTGATCCCTCTCAGGAAATTGAAGCTGATGTGCACACTGACGCCCCGCAAGCTTCTGATGAAGTCCAGACCGACGCCCCTGTGAAAGACGCTGAGCACGTTTCGGAGCCTGAGCATGATGCTGTTTCTCAGCCGGAGGAACCTGCTGTTCAGGAGCCACAGTCTGAAATCTCTCATCCTGCTGTGCACGATGATAAGCCTGAGCATGATGTTGTTTCTCAGACGGAAGAACCTGCTGTTCAGGAGCCACAGTCTGAAATCTCTCATCCTGCTGTGCACGATGATAAGCCTGCGGACGTTGCTGAAACGATCGAAGAGACCGAGAAGGAAGCACCGCCTGCGACCTTCGCACCTGAACATATTGAGCTCGCTAAGCCTGAATCTGATGACGTTTCCCAAACTGGCGATGCTCACGACACTGAACACGAGCAAGTTACTTTCACACCTGACGCCATTCCTGAAGTTAGCACTGCGGAAGCTGAAAAGACACCTGCTGCACCTGCAGAGAGCGACAGTGATGCTCCTGAGTGGGTTAAGCCCCCAACTCCAATTGGCACTGGATTCAACGCTGAGGAGATCCCAGAACACCACGATGAAGCTGAAACCCCGTCCGAGCATTTCGTTGCCGAGCCCATTCCTGATGTTGTGTCTGAAGTTAAGCCCGCCAAGCCAGTAGAAGCTGCGGATCAGACCAAGCCCGTTGAAGCTGAACAACCTTCTCAAGTTGCCAATGAGCCTTTGGAACATAACCCTGAAGTTGTACATGAGCCAATTGATCATAACGAGCAGCCCGCTGAGGAGCCTCAGGAAATCAGCCAGGAACATACCGAGAGCCAACCCGAGCAGCCTGCTCATGAGCCTGTGGAAACTCATGAAGCTGAGCGCGAAAAGCAGCCAGAACAGCCAATTGAAATTGCACATGAACCTGTTGAGCACAAACCTGAGCAACACACCGATAAGCCCGTAGAGCACGTCGAGTATCCCAATGCCCCAGTTGAGAACCAACCAGAGGTTCCAGTTACAACTGAAGCCAGTGAGATTCAGCCTGAACAGCCTGCCGAAATTTCTCATGAGCCAGTGGAGGAGCATCATGAAGTCAGCCACGAGCCTGCTGAAGTCAAGCCCGAGGAGCCTACTGAAGCTGTCCACGAGCCTACTGAAGTCAAACCCGAGGGACCCACTGACGCTGTCCACGAGCCTGTTGAAGTTAAGCCCGAGGAGACCACGGACGCTGTCCATGAGCCTGCTGAAGTCAAGCCCGAGGAGCCCACTGACGCTGTTCACGAGCCTGTTGAAGTTAAGCCCGAGGAGACCACAGACGCTGTCCCCGAGCATACTGAAGTCAAACCTGAGGAGCCCACTGACGCTGTTCACGAGCCTGTTGAAGTGAAACCTGAGGAGCCCACTGACGCTGTCCACGAGCCTGTTGAAGTGAAACCAGAGGAGCCCACTGATGCTGTCCACGAGCCTGCTGAGATCACACATGAGCCTACCGAGGTTAAACCAGAAGAGCCAGTGGATGAGCCTGTCGAAGTCACGCATGCGCCAACTGAGGTTAAACCAGAGGAGCCAGTCAATAAGCCAGTTGAAGACAAGCCATTGGAGCATCCCACTGACGTTGAGCACGGAGGAGCTGATCAACATGTACCTGAAATCTCTACTGAGACTGCTGAGATCAGCGTTGCGCCGGAGGTTCCCTCTGATGAGCAAGTTCACCACGAGTCTCAGACTGAAATTGAACAAGATAAGGGTGAAGAGCCCAAACCACAGGTGCAGATCGAGTTTGAAGAGCACCATCAAATCTCTCCTGAGATCATTCATGAAGAGCACGTTGAGCAGCCGGCCGAGCAGCACGTAGAGCAGACATCAGAAGCTCACCACGAGGAGCCTGAAAACGTACCTGAGGTGCACCACGAGCAACCCCAAGAGCACAAGCCCGAGGAGCACGAGGAAACACATGAGGAGCCAGCTCCTGTTGCTCCTGAAGAGCCTAAGCCTGCCGTTCACGAGGAGACCAAGCCTGCCGAACCTGAGGAGCCTGAGCAAGTTGAGTACAAACCTGACCAAGGCCTATCGCAATACCCCGACATGACCGGACTACCATCTTTCGAGCCCTTCGACGAGATGGGCTTCCCTGATATGTCTTCAATGCCCGGCTTCGAGGAGGAGCAGGGTTCTTTCGGACCTGGCACCTGTCGCTACGGTGGCAAGGTGTACCTTTCCGCCCAGCAAATTCCTAGGGAAGATCCTTGCGATTTCTGTTTCTGCTTCCGCAGCGACATTATTTGCCTGCAACAGAGCTGCCCTCCCCCCATCAAGGGCTGCCACGAGGAGGCCATCGACGGCTTCTGCTGTCCTCGCTATGAGTGCCCAGTCACTATGGCTTTGAGGAACTCGACTACCACGACCACCACTACTGCGGCACCATCTGTCACGGATTTCATTTACAGTAGGCAAGCGAATGCCGGCTGTCTGGTCCAGGGCGAGCTTTACAAAGTCGGAGATGAAATCACAACTGCCTCTGGTCCATGCCTCGAATGCAG GTGCGGTGGAGATAGCAAGATGAGATGCGAGCCGAAAGAGTGCAGCCCGCAGCCTCTGATTAGGAAAATGATTGAAGCTGTGAGCCTCCGAAGATAA